A portion of the Natronococcus sp. AD-5 genome contains these proteins:
- the ptsP gene encoding phosphoenolpyruvate--protein phosphotransferase, with translation MTDEDATRTYEGTGVTPLAGVGTAVWYDPGAESALGDPPDPADVDPAAERDRFDDARERAREELEGERERTAERVGEDEAAVFDAHVQFVDDPQIADGVEDAVADGLPAEHAVRRAFEGPIEQFAGMEGKMAERADDLRDVRDRLIRLLTGGDRVDLAMLPEGTVLLAERLTPSDTAQLDPERVVGFATAAGGRTSHAAIFARSLGIPAVVGVGGRLTEIEADADVLVDGDEGIVVVDPPADRRERAAAGRDAEIREDPVATVGGKSIEVAANVGTLAELDGAIRQGADGIGLFRTEFLFLDRAGPPDEAEQLEVYAEALDAFPEGRVVVRTLDVGGDKPIPYIEQPEAENPFLGERGIRRSLGPDAELFETQLRALLRAAAGGDGRLSVMFPMIATVPELEAALETVESVAGALESEGLEYAMPELGVMIETPSAAFLAGELAERVDFLSIGTNDLAQYVMAAAREDDRVAELHDPLEPAVLRAIARTVEVGHAGDAWVGMCGEMAGDPAVTELLVGLGLDELSMSAVTIPEVKATVAETETTAAEDLAGRAIEASTKDEVRNHINETNT, from the coding sequence ATGACCGACGAAGACGCGACCCGAACGTACGAGGGAACCGGCGTCACGCCGCTCGCCGGCGTCGGGACAGCGGTCTGGTATGACCCCGGCGCCGAGAGCGCGCTCGGGGATCCGCCCGACCCGGCCGACGTCGATCCGGCGGCCGAGCGCGACCGGTTCGACGACGCGCGCGAACGAGCCCGCGAGGAACTCGAGGGCGAACGCGAGCGAACGGCCGAGCGCGTCGGCGAAGACGAGGCGGCGGTGTTCGACGCCCACGTGCAGTTCGTCGACGATCCGCAGATCGCGGACGGCGTCGAGGACGCCGTCGCCGACGGGCTTCCCGCCGAGCACGCGGTGCGCCGAGCGTTCGAAGGCCCCATCGAGCAGTTCGCCGGCATGGAGGGGAAGATGGCGGAGCGCGCCGACGATCTCCGGGACGTCCGCGATCGGTTGATTCGGCTGTTGACCGGCGGCGACCGCGTCGACCTCGCGATGCTCCCCGAGGGGACGGTGCTGCTCGCCGAACGGCTCACGCCGAGCGACACCGCGCAGCTCGATCCCGAGCGCGTGGTCGGCTTCGCGACCGCGGCGGGCGGACGGACCTCGCACGCCGCGATCTTCGCCCGCTCGCTCGGGATTCCCGCCGTGGTCGGGGTCGGAGGGCGACTGACGGAAATCGAAGCCGACGCGGACGTTCTCGTCGACGGCGACGAGGGTATCGTCGTCGTCGATCCCCCCGCCGACCGGCGCGAGCGCGCAGCCGCCGGCCGGGACGCGGAGATCCGCGAGGATCCGGTCGCGACGGTCGGCGGAAAATCGATCGAAGTCGCCGCTAACGTCGGGACGCTCGCGGAACTCGACGGCGCGATCCGGCAGGGCGCGGACGGAATCGGGCTCTTCCGGACCGAGTTCCTCTTTCTCGACCGGGCGGGCCCGCCCGACGAGGCGGAGCAGCTCGAGGTCTACGCGGAGGCGCTCGACGCCTTCCCCGAGGGCCGGGTCGTCGTCCGGACGCTCGACGTCGGCGGCGACAAGCCGATCCCGTACATAGAGCAGCCCGAGGCCGAGAACCCGTTCCTCGGCGAGCGCGGGATTCGCCGGTCGCTCGGTCCGGACGCGGAGCTCTTCGAGACCCAGCTCCGGGCCTTGCTCCGGGCGGCCGCGGGCGGCGACGGGCGGCTCTCGGTGATGTTCCCGATGATCGCGACGGTGCCGGAACTCGAGGCGGCACTCGAGACGGTCGAATCGGTCGCCGGAGCGCTCGAGTCGGAGGGGCTCGAGTACGCGATGCCGGAGCTCGGCGTGATGATCGAGACGCCCAGCGCGGCGTTTCTCGCCGGCGAGCTCGCCGAGCGCGTCGACTTTCTCAGCATCGGCACGAACGACCTCGCGCAGTACGTGATGGCCGCCGCTCGCGAAGACGACCGGGTCGCGGAGCTGCACGATCCGCTCGAGCCGGCCGTCCTCCGGGCCATCGCTCGCACCGTCGAGGTCGGTCACGCGGGCGACGCCTGGGTCGGCATGTGCGGCGAGATGGCGGGCGATCCCGCGGTGACGGAACTGCTCGTCGGGCTCGGCCTCGACGAACTCAGCATGAGCGCCGTCACGATTCCCGAGGTCAAGGCGACCGTCGCCGAAACCGAGACGACGGCTGCGGAGGACCTCGCCGGCCGGGCGATCGAAGCGAGCACGAAAGATGAAGTTCGGAACCACATCAACGAGACTAACACATGA
- the ptsH1 gene encoding phosphocarrier protein HPr yields MERTVTVVPEDGLHARPAAKFVETANEYDADVRVAPTDGDPVDATSMLAVSSLGVASGDDVRILAEGDEAEAALDALEDLLSTPETEA; encoded by the coding sequence ATGGAACGAACGGTAACCGTGGTTCCCGAGGACGGGCTCCACGCGCGACCCGCCGCGAAGTTCGTCGAAACCGCGAACGAGTACGACGCCGACGTTCGGGTCGCGCCGACCGACGGCGACCCGGTCGACGCGACGAGCATGCTCGCGGTCTCCAGCCTCGGCGTCGCGAGCGGTGACGACGTTCGCATCCTCGCCGAGGGCGACGAGGCCGAAGCGGCCCTCGACGCGCTCGAGGACCTCCTCTCGACGCCGGAAACCGAGGCCTGA
- a CDS encoding PTS fructose transporter subunit IIB yields MKFVAVTSCPTGIAHSQMAAENLAQVAEANGHEIDVEVQGAMGQENELSSEDVEAADAVIIAADTSVSQDRFGGKPLVDGTVKDAVNDAEGLLEEAIEAAGGDAATSAVDTDATTADRADSGPEEAAADADETVKRGGDPSKGLFARLKRLLS; encoded by the coding sequence ATGAAATTCGTCGCAGTCACGTCCTGTCCGACGGGTATCGCACACAGCCAGATGGCGGCCGAGAACTTAGCGCAGGTCGCGGAGGCGAACGGTCACGAGATCGACGTCGAGGTACAGGGCGCCATGGGCCAGGAGAACGAACTCTCGAGCGAGGACGTCGAGGCCGCCGACGCGGTGATCATCGCCGCGGACACCTCCGTCAGCCAGGACCGGTTCGGCGGCAAACCGCTCGTCGACGGGACGGTAAAGGACGCGGTCAACGACGCCGAGGGGCTCCTCGAGGAGGCGATCGAGGCGGCCGGCGGCGACGCCGCCACCTCGGCCGTCGACACCGATGCGACGACGGCCGACCGGGCCGATTCCGGACCCGAAGAGGCGGCCGCCGACGCGGACGAGACCGTAAAGCGAGGCGGCGATCCGTCGAAAGGACTGTTCGCCCGACTGAAACGGCTCCTCTCCTGA
- a CDS encoding PTS sugar transporter subunit IIA has product MTATQPDIETVLTRELIALEEPPAEKDACIEFLLDRAVETDRVTDREAALEALFQREEEATTGVGKGIGIPHAKTDAVSRPTIVFARSDEGIDFDAMDGEPATLLFMLLVPEEGGEEHLALLSSLSRALMHDDVRERLREADSKAAIEDTVTEAIA; this is encoded by the coding sequence ATGACCGCGACCCAACCCGATATCGAGACCGTACTGACACGCGAACTCATCGCGCTCGAGGAGCCCCCGGCCGAAAAGGACGCCTGCATCGAGTTCCTGCTCGATCGAGCCGTCGAAACCGACCGCGTCACCGACCGCGAAGCCGCCCTCGAGGCGCTCTTTCAACGCGAAGAGGAGGCGACGACCGGCGTCGGCAAGGGAATCGGGATTCCGCACGCGAAGACCGACGCGGTCTCCCGGCCGACGATCGTGTTCGCCCGCTCAGACGAGGGGATCGACTTCGACGCGATGGACGGCGAACCCGCGACGCTGCTGTTCATGCTGCTCGTCCCCGAGGAAGGCGGCGAGGAGCACCTCGCGTTGCTCAGTTCGCTTTCGCGGGCGCTGATGCACGACGACGTTCGCGAGCGGCTCCGCGAGGCCGACTCGAAGGCCGCGATCGAGGACACCGTCACGGAGGCGATCGCGTGA
- the pfkB gene encoding 1-phosphofructokinase, which yields MIASVTLNPAIDYTVELSESLAPGAVTRATDHRYDAGGKGINVSKYLVGLDVETVATGVAGGFLGRYLLEQLAAQGIAADFVEIDGETRLNTTVLEPSDELKINQNGPRVPALAIDGLLDRLRAYDPERVVVAGSLPPGCTSETIDLLAEAGPWETVVDVDGMTLSALDAEYALCKPNVEELAAATDRRIDDVQSALEAASDLRAEGFDRVVASLGGEGAVMATPEQSLHAPARDVEVVDTVGAGDALLAGVLASRSRGESDSEALSEGIAVASRVVSVSGTRAPSLAGVRDDRESIVVSAR from the coding sequence ATGATCGCTAGCGTGACGCTCAACCCGGCTATCGATTACACGGTTGAACTTTCCGAATCGCTCGCACCGGGTGCGGTCACCAGGGCGACGGACCATCGGTACGACGCGGGCGGCAAAGGGATCAACGTCTCGAAGTACCTCGTCGGCCTCGACGTCGAAACCGTCGCGACCGGCGTCGCCGGCGGCTTTCTCGGGCGGTACCTTCTCGAACAACTCGCGGCCCAGGGAATCGCCGCCGACTTCGTCGAAATCGACGGCGAGACGCGGCTCAATACGACGGTTCTCGAGCCGTCCGACGAGCTCAAGATCAACCAGAACGGTCCCCGCGTTCCCGCGCTCGCGATCGACGGTCTCCTCGACAGACTGCGAGCGTACGATCCCGAGCGGGTAGTCGTCGCGGGGAGTTTACCGCCGGGATGCACGTCCGAGACGATCGATCTGCTCGCCGAAGCCGGCCCCTGGGAGACGGTCGTCGACGTCGACGGGATGACGCTGTCGGCCCTCGACGCCGAGTACGCGCTCTGTAAACCGAACGTCGAGGAGCTCGCGGCGGCGACGGATCGGCGAATCGACGACGTTCAGTCGGCGCTGGAAGCGGCGAGCGACCTTCGGGCCGAGGGCTTCGACCGCGTCGTCGCCTCGCTCGGCGGCGAGGGGGCGGTGATGGCGACGCCGGAGCAGTCGTTACACGCGCCCGCTCGAGACGTCGAGGTCGTCGATACGGTCGGGGCAGGAGACGCCTTGTTGGCCGGGGTTCTCGCATCGCGCTCGCGCGGCGAGTCCGATTCGGAGGCGCTCAGCGAAGGCATTGCGGTCGCCTCTCGAGTGGTTTCCGTGTCGGGAACTCGCGCGCCGTCGCTCGCCGGCGTTCGAGACGATCGGGAGTCGATCGTCGTCTCGGCTCGCTAG
- a CDS encoding PTS fructose transporter subunit IIC has protein sequence MKDDVESRLRTYLLSVKEDLMTGVSFMIPFVTIGGICLALAFMIAELPGTILGIPTPGAETSTRTVFEDTGTFAWYLAEIGVLGLTMMIPVLGAYIAYAIADKPGLAPGFILSWAIQQEQIIEAAGLVIGFEADGAVAGFLGAIVAGLLAGHVARWMKGWEVPSVVKPMMPILVIPVFTTLFLAPVVILGLGVPIAIIDDALTTMLRGMEGTNAVLLGAILGGMMAVDMGGPINKVAYVFGTVLVADQIFAPMAAVMIAGMVPPLGLALSNFVAPQKYSAEMYENAKAAVPLGLSFITEGAIPYAAADPLRVIPSAILGSATAGATALWLGVTMPAPHGGIFVVLLSNSLLLFLGCLLLGTVVTATVVTLLKPDYHERVPGAKPAQASD, from the coding sequence ATGAAAGACGATGTAGAAAGCCGACTGCGTACGTACCTACTCTCGGTAAAGGAGGATCTGATGACCGGCGTGTCGTTCATGATCCCCTTCGTGACGATCGGCGGGATCTGCCTCGCGCTGGCGTTTATGATCGCGGAGCTCCCGGGTACGATCCTTGGGATTCCGACGCCGGGTGCGGAGACGAGCACCAGGACCGTCTTCGAGGATACCGGGACGTTCGCGTGGTACCTGGCCGAGATCGGCGTCCTCGGTCTCACGATGATGATCCCCGTCCTGGGAGCGTACATCGCCTACGCGATCGCGGACAAACCCGGTCTGGCGCCCGGATTCATCCTCTCGTGGGCGATTCAGCAGGAGCAAATCATCGAAGCCGCCGGGCTCGTCATCGGCTTCGAGGCCGACGGCGCCGTCGCGGGATTTCTCGGCGCGATCGTCGCCGGGCTGCTCGCCGGACACGTCGCCCGCTGGATGAAAGGATGGGAGGTGCCGTCGGTCGTCAAACCGATGATGCCGATTCTCGTGATCCCCGTCTTCACGACGCTGTTTCTCGCGCCCGTCGTCATCCTCGGACTCGGCGTTCCGATCGCGATCATCGACGACGCGCTGACGACGATGCTCCGCGGCATGGAGGGGACGAACGCCGTCCTGCTCGGGGCGATCCTCGGGGGAATGATGGCGGTCGATATGGGCGGTCCGATCAACAAGGTCGCGTACGTCTTCGGGACCGTGCTCGTCGCGGACCAGATCTTCGCTCCGATGGCCGCCGTGATGATCGCGGGCATGGTTCCGCCGCTCGGACTCGCGCTGTCGAACTTCGTCGCCCCGCAGAAGTACTCCGCGGAGATGTACGAGAACGCGAAAGCCGCCGTCCCGCTCGGCCTGTCGTTTATTACCGAAGGCGCGATCCCCTACGCGGCCGCCGACCCGCTTCGCGTCATCCCGTCGGCCATCCTCGGGAGCGCAACGGCCGGCGCGACCGCGCTCTGGCTGGGCGTGACCATGCCGGCTCCCCACGGCGGGATCTTCGTCGTTCTCCTCTCGAACAGTCTCCTGCTGTTCCTGGGCTGTCTCCTCCTCGGAACGGTGGTCACGGCCACGGTCGTGACCCTGCTCAAGCCCGACTACCACGAGCGAGTTCCGGGAGCGAAGCCCGCACAGGCAAGCGATTAA
- a CDS encoding polysaccharide deacetylase family protein translates to MDNGTNPDHGSSRRRMLAALGATSATVAGCLDFLSDEESDGENGDDSGNGSENGEGESDGGGVQWPAIDDGELLEDFEGDLYQRAGEVSAAPDEARRGSQAALIEDESGEAAGLSVYFSDAIDLTDSDVSVAVKPESANRIVVEFIAPDRGHRLTTVRLVPGEYTGWFRLDCGYEHKPADDPDMSEVSAINILATNDGRPIKMFIDDLRQTESVDNGKAILMFHGAFDSHYDIAAEMLEERGWAGAVAVNPDAIGADNRMDVEELREVQDRGWDICSNPPVNSPLPEMPEDRQRTVLENAKGAIERHDLEARHLLVPDDRMDQTTHEIVRDVHETAFLSGSCPSIMPPTARHMISHIWGPALHSGVRRHINLVDQYNQLTVVRVPHIVDEEDVDAGRISLDDFEHLLNHIEHRGLDVITPSDLVDGTYERDGDDEDAGDDRPDGTIFEAGQSHEFSGSGSKTTSTFELDDGVAIASFSHDGDDEFAVELAGDGDDVLATTAGNTAGESIASVEAGTYRLEIDADGEWSLDLSQPEVHGDDLEELPVEKSGTGSSFVGPLWAPDDGSLTLTHDGDGEFVVDGYGADGSRESIVNKSGSFDNSRSFAASGTVWINIEADGDWTLEADEG, encoded by the coding sequence ATGGATAACGGAACCAACCCCGATCACGGATCCTCCAGACGGCGGATGCTAGCCGCGCTTGGTGCGACGTCGGCGACGGTCGCCGGCTGCCTGGATTTCCTCTCGGACGAGGAGTCCGACGGCGAGAACGGCGACGACTCCGGTAACGGTTCGGAGAACGGTGAGGGCGAGTCGGACGGCGGGGGCGTACAGTGGCCCGCGATCGACGACGGTGAACTGCTCGAGGACTTCGAGGGCGACCTGTACCAGCGGGCCGGCGAGGTTTCGGCGGCGCCCGACGAGGCGCGACGGGGGTCGCAGGCCGCGCTCATCGAAGACGAGAGCGGCGAGGCGGCCGGGCTGAGCGTGTACTTCTCGGACGCGATCGATCTCACCGACTCGGACGTCTCGGTTGCAGTCAAGCCCGAGTCGGCGAACCGCATCGTCGTCGAGTTCATCGCGCCCGATCGAGGACACCGGCTGACCACCGTGCGCCTTGTGCCCGGCGAGTACACGGGCTGGTTCCGCCTCGACTGCGGGTACGAGCACAAGCCGGCGGACGATCCGGACATGTCGGAAGTCAGCGCGATCAACATCCTCGCGACCAACGACGGCAGGCCGATCAAGATGTTCATCGACGACCTCCGCCAGACCGAGTCCGTCGACAACGGCAAGGCCATCCTCATGTTCCACGGCGCCTTCGACTCCCACTACGACATCGCGGCCGAGATGCTCGAGGAACGCGGGTGGGCCGGCGCGGTCGCGGTCAATCCCGATGCGATCGGCGCCGACAACCGAATGGACGTCGAGGAACTCCGAGAGGTTCAAGACCGGGGCTGGGACATCTGTTCGAACCCGCCGGTGAACTCGCCGCTCCCGGAGATGCCGGAGGACCGACAGCGGACCGTCCTCGAGAACGCCAAGGGAGCCATCGAGAGACACGACCTCGAGGCGCGCCACCTGCTCGTCCCCGACGATCGGATGGACCAGACGACCCACGAGATCGTCAGGGACGTTCACGAGACGGCGTTCCTGTCCGGATCCTGTCCGAGCATCATGCCGCCGACGGCGAGGCACATGATCTCCCACATCTGGGGCCCCGCCCTCCACAGCGGGGTCCGCCGTCACATCAATCTCGTCGACCAGTACAACCAGCTCACCGTCGTTCGCGTTCCGCACATCGTCGACGAGGAGGACGTAGACGCTGGCAGGATATCGCTCGACGACTTCGAGCACCTGCTCAACCACATCGAGCACCGCGGTCTCGACGTGATCACGCCCTCCGACCTCGTCGACGGGACGTACGAGCGTGACGGCGACGACGAGGACGCAGGCGACGACCGTCCGGACGGAACCATCTTCGAGGCGGGGCAGTCCCACGAGTTCAGCGGGTCGGGATCCAAAACGACGTCGACGTTCGAACTCGACGACGGCGTCGCCATCGCGAGCTTTTCCCACGACGGCGACGACGAGTTCGCCGTCGAACTGGCGGGCGACGGCGACGACGTTCTCGCGACCACCGCCGGAAACACCGCCGGCGAGTCGATCGCGAGCGTCGAAGCGGGAACCTATCGACTCGAGATCGACGCGGACGGCGAGTGGTCGCTCGATCTCTCCCAGCCGGAGGTCCACGGCGACGATCTCGAGGAACTACCGGTCGAGAAATCCGGCACGGGTTCGTCGTTCGTCGGACCGCTCTGGGCGCCGGACGACGGCAGCCTCACGCTGACGCACGACGGCGACGGCGAGTTCGTCGTCGACGGGTACGGTGCGGACGGCAGCAGGGAGTCGATCGTCAACAAGAGCGGATCGTTCGACAATTCGAGGTCCTTCGCGGCGAGCGGAACCGTCTGGATCAACATCGAGGCCGACGGGGACTGGACGCTCGAGGCCGACGAAGGGTAA
- the glpR gene encoding HTH-type transcriptional regulator GlpR, giving the protein MLPEQRKRTVVELVSERDGCSVEELADELDVSKATIRRDLSELEDERLVDRSHGGAVPATAVGREQTYMQKEVQNLEAKASIGARAAGEIHDGQVVFFDSGTTTIQVAMQAPSDASFIPVTNSPLLALELGKNANDVKLTGGTLRHRTRALVGPSAESFMDRTNFDLLFLGTNGIDADGALTTPNEDEARMKQLMVENAERVVLVGDRTKFGDRSFVQFASLEDVDVLVTDAEPTGELAEACDAADVTVGTEGPDDR; this is encoded by the coding sequence ATGCTACCCGAACAGCGAAAACGAACGGTCGTGGAACTCGTCTCGGAACGAGACGGGTGCTCCGTCGAGGAGTTGGCCGACGAGCTCGACGTCTCGAAGGCGACCATTCGGCGAGATCTCTCCGAACTCGAGGACGAACGGCTGGTCGATCGGTCCCACGGCGGCGCCGTTCCCGCGACGGCGGTCGGCCGCGAACAGACGTACATGCAGAAGGAGGTCCAGAACCTGGAGGCGAAGGCGAGCATCGGCGCTCGAGCCGCCGGGGAGATCCACGACGGGCAGGTCGTCTTCTTCGACTCGGGAACGACGACGATACAGGTCGCGATGCAGGCGCCGTCGGACGCCTCGTTCATCCCGGTGACGAACTCGCCGCTGCTGGCGCTCGAACTCGGCAAGAACGCGAACGACGTGAAACTCACCGGCGGGACGCTTCGCCACCGGACGCGAGCGCTCGTCGGCCCGAGCGCGGAGTCGTTCATGGACCGCACGAACTTCGACCTGCTCTTTCTGGGAACGAACGGGATCGACGCCGACGGCGCGCTGACGACGCCCAACGAGGACGAGGCGCGAATGAAACAGCTCATGGTCGAGAACGCCGAACGCGTCGTTCTGGTCGGCGATCGGACGAAGTTCGGCGACCGAAGCTTCGTCCAGTTCGCCTCGCTCGAGGACGTCGACGTGCTGGTGACCGACGCCGAACCGACCGGCGAACTGGCCGAGGCGTGCGACGCGGCGGACGTAACCGTCGGCACGGAGGGACCGGATGATCGCTAG
- a CDS encoding isocitrate/isopropylmalate dehydrogenase family protein, whose protein sequence is MTHEIAVVPGDGIGREVTPAAVDVLDALEIDFEFVEAEAGDAVAEKTGEALPQETYDLAASADATLFGAAGETAADVILPLREAVDSFVNIRPAKAYPGIDAVRPETDLVFLRENTEGVYAGHEDRLTGDVATLTRVTTQSASRRLGEFACEYVQEGDRGGFTIAHKANVMRETDGVFRDTIADVAAENGVDADEVLMDAFATKVCLDPTQFDVVVCPNLAGDVLSDLAAGLVGGLGLLPSANVGPERGLFEPVHGTAPDIAGEGIANPAATIISAAMLLEYLGHDDEAEAVHEAVESTLENGPRTPDLGGDASTEDATDAVIDRI, encoded by the coding sequence ATGACTCACGAGATCGCCGTCGTTCCCGGCGACGGAATCGGACGAGAGGTTACGCCCGCAGCGGTCGACGTCCTGGACGCGCTCGAGATCGACTTCGAGTTCGTCGAGGCCGAGGCCGGCGACGCGGTCGCGGAAAAGACCGGTGAAGCGCTTCCGCAGGAAACGTACGACCTCGCGGCGTCGGCGGACGCGACGCTGTTCGGCGCGGCCGGCGAGACGGCCGCGGACGTGATCCTGCCGCTTCGCGAGGCCGTCGACTCGTTCGTCAACATTCGCCCGGCGAAGGCCTACCCCGGCATCGACGCCGTTCGTCCCGAGACGGATCTCGTCTTCCTCCGGGAGAACACCGAGGGCGTCTACGCGGGCCACGAGGATCGCCTGACGGGGGACGTCGCGACGCTGACGCGCGTGACCACGCAGTCGGCCTCTCGTCGGCTCGGCGAGTTCGCCTGCGAGTACGTACAGGAGGGCGACCGCGGCGGGTTCACCATCGCGCACAAGGCGAACGTCATGCGCGAGACGGACGGCGTCTTCCGCGACACGATCGCCGACGTCGCCGCCGAGAACGGCGTCGACGCCGACGAGGTGCTGATGGACGCCTTCGCGACGAAGGTCTGTCTCGATCCGACGCAGTTCGACGTCGTCGTCTGTCCGAACCTCGCGGGCGACGTCCTCTCGGATCTCGCCGCCGGACTCGTCGGCGGCCTCGGCCTGCTGCCCTCCGCGAACGTCGGCCCCGAGCGCGGCCTGTTCGAACCCGTCCACGGCACCGCACCCGACATCGCCGGCGAGGGAATCGCGAACCCGGCCGCGACGATCATCTCGGCCGCGATGCTGCTCGAGTACCTCGGCCACGACGACGAGGCCGAGGCGGTCCACGAGGCGGTGGAGTCGACGCTCGAGAACGGGCCGCGAACGCCGGACCTCGGCGGCGACGCGAGCACCGAGGACGCGACGGACGCGGTCATCGATCGCATCTAG